The Monomorium pharaonis isolate MP-MQ-018 chromosome 5, ASM1337386v2, whole genome shotgun sequence genome includes a window with the following:
- the LOC105828128 gene encoding uncharacterized protein LOC105828128 isoform X6, whose product MSDGSNMGLFGSKDRNQEQKEKSSKDSSPARYAPYGVDSDTETYDTEALSMMDINDIIGVQSGEQVGESTLESEIAALSQIITDSKVELTLQSKDLNPVIQQQTSSKIANLTSSTLHISSIDNTSESSIVSEKCTDSICELQEEMSDLTCENETRTEPSVIAEMSASENADVDFKRDEAFDVKTSEIVINTSTMVCTSELSSNDKSCIDNNSLTVTSNDTLQGTVRDEQQVDIVFPMGHEMSDAKKTADETVDNIIDSQNETKSGLKPVVIACGNISKSLQLIGEAYNSEDSEETDMNDNDSPKETPSLSTHRETSSSDVSAKQHKEDSCEITDILEQSTEISSKLNDTSVAISEELNAKVETVIDSKLDLDKIESENSNQSEMLQQVLEVQEDVDDTASTKVSECVDIETLTRTQQNENNTEIEMNTTERTALEHQSSNETLKETADTIVDTSAILTMEITKNIEQREENTEIESSTLALGSETEEQDLAISSEKELPNTKEANEHSCPAVDANVLECEDRDIVSVNKIQESTLTKTSDKELSMTDATNKNNNSQEVDVTFIQKDLEKTVVTSDNQDSADVVETKKETSVLMDTNVLQTASDTTNKDLILNEDISRNRPDAEEKNITDVPAGSHLLSEENSDLSSKNLIIQSDSTSDGNNSEDTNVCTQDVLETLTSVKHEKSIDQFPSVLLEKSEINNTTSSKFEELHSILISHEDSSSLENVSKSEVEEIENVERKILEAASLSVNKDQNKTALIENKPVQMSNQSESSVLKQDNSSIKVESKLSLENVTSSNILLENDTNSSLTENLIAPENDVTDYICNIVRKEDKVAENITAEISLNETAIKISDLDEDKVKEIEKITEKEKKVNEINLVSESVIPEDVQANSENINLQDDEKTKPCERIAKIPMESKNSIDVAPTVEENNMQPIIKESTDANLKEVQSNIDEISLSQKSSDEKMSTEKLIEKLPQDLANVDAPATVQTVDSLEGLLDITLMSDNENSSLKDMKTEDKTLMEEIVSKNIDMDLLLDQANQSEATMTQSSDYITNVIVSCLSNRDNETSETDINIPSNDKTTENKDTSLKVNEDMSAELVSETASNDKMEESLETDSNLQQNDLDVDFESSRLEAVDLEESETKLELPQDILEGVIPSESLSRHTDTPTVIENSQSSSEISELESAVKFLQESEEQTIDSLVLSPKMVESVVEDITKQANAELYVPDEIDNFTNAESELAHLRNADATDSISISEAEIISEAAKLENERKFATQMQNVPNIVVKDTEELNEETRMCLSDTTSVADNSLNAQTVEQSHKEKGAVPEIRSLSSEGILKACELIPRVSILEERLKEPPKIEIPVPDSSKVLESSISPNDSLLIPKDARAIAYSRMLESPKSADKVELKGADTPRKDFEKHSDLENVGSPRIILKIAKSAITDCSEPRSPKSPKIRSATNSPNPDDSPGQKLGKIKLKLSKGGHPSIISNENLDEVNQWHTTENTSSLSPIGMKIKLSKSGDASIVGIEKHESPDDSKEVKYKIEEPKRTDSPIGMKIKLSKSGDASIISDSKQQDTKEALTKHKEKLEMPQGSPKRTESPIGMKIKLSKTGDASIIQTDRQESLEEHKEVTQKRTDSPIGMKIKLSKTGDASIVSPDASEDLSTKTKEKQDHPELPKRTESPIGMKIKLSKCKGAASIISVDNTEDTKDKLEVPEPPKRTESPLGMKIKLSKTGDASIIHSEVTEDVKEMKHKDRSEILQDTVKTPESSGLKIKMKTGEAASLISPDVTEEQDVLQTFGLSTSSVPRIKVSKSGDMSVVSNKTELTEESRSRGEGQAEMPKRTESPLGMKIKLSKSGDASIVQSEIIAEEHQSKTTRADAEYSKGSDSSLGMKIKLFKTGDASVVETPSSGSSSEKKDKQQRRRDAADSPLEMKIKLSKTGHPTIVTCDSHGESTAQKGKDPAAVDPAINFSHRYMEHAAGHKESPLKIIKTSGHPSILQSNRSELTIEPVQMQNRKQQPTETAQQQIEISPKRKDVTISPIESKKSKLETQLSQILPEVTIQPVMCRDQKQQQQQQQQQQKLLFDPKTSLISRQQMNVINQEISITQVRSDNASDKFKDICKNSPGGLSDCEIIEHRPELIIVNENSNSSQDVVIIEEVSPNRADIKVPKKRGRPRRNPATVQQQQQPSAQMLIPRDPLALDDVQQVPPQQFEHRENERPKRTCRNQKSYAPPKRGRGGRGRGKRKLDNVEPQIGKKTRIEQDLSAIEASTMAVITIDETPVQQESLRKSSELYKALKQPPIDRKSSALGRKEAAKKDSKISNSEIAVLDPTSSLCTQEDPTKASNQSLLVSKADEQHKKPALEIVSERTQKSAVKQHAENKGKISDGIKEIPVPPGHSNWLTPTSKKQPDSTAIRGETVSTVQVIDEETRMSAESGSRSQTPARNIPAPTSETIINEESQGSVLSTATTESEKVKVKNRRMEINFDPDEGPFTVDKIAEYEWPLDRKGETFMIQEQISQYLGVKSFKRKYPDLKRRVPGGANSDRNSVAQWQHEYKKGEKNTRVYVSTLCVPCSKLWRKGRYCPHCSRCHTAQRLDLETNLVHCSACDKYLHLECVETKGVVVDKKNYLCDFCTPSTSQHVVKPLMSKVLKT is encoded by the exons ATGTCCGACGGTTCTAACATGGGCCTATTTGGCTCTAAGGACCGGAATCaggaacaaaaagaaaaatcttcCAAGGACAGCTCCCCAGCCCGTTATGCGCCATACGGCGTTGACAGCGACACCGAGACATACGATACCGAGGCCCTGAGCATGATGGATATCAACGATATCATCGGCGTACAGTCCGGTGAGCAGGTCGGCGAGTCGACCCTGGAGAGCGAGATTGCCGCTCTTTCACAGATTATTACGGATTCAAAGGTAGAACTGACTTTGCAGTCAAAGGACTTAAACCCAGTAATACAACAACAGACTTCTTCTAAGATAGCTAATCTCACTTCTAGTACTCTTCATATCTCAAGCATTGATAATACCAGCGAATCTAGTATTGTGTCTGAAAAGTGTACAGATAGCATTTGTGAGTTGCAGGAAGAAATGTCTGATCTTACCTGTGAAAATGAGACACGCACGGAACCGTCAGTTATCGCGGAAATGAGTGCCTCGGAAAACGCAGATGTGGACTTTAAACGCGATGAAGCTTTCGACGTAAAGACTAGCGAAATAGTTATTAATACATCCACTATGGTTTGTACATCAGAATTGTCTTCCAATGACAAATCGTGCATTGATAATAATTCGTTGACTGTCACGTCAAACGATACTTTACAGGGAACTGTCCGAGACGAGCAACAAGTGGACATTGTTTTTCCCATGGGTCACGAGATGAGCGACGCTAAGAAAACGGCGGATGAAACTGTTGACAATATCATTGACAGCCAAAACGAAACCAAGAGTGGTTTAAAGCCTGTAGTAATAGCTTGTGGAAACATTAGCAAGAGTTTACAATTGATAGGAGAAGCATACAACTCTGAGGATTCGGAGGAAACTGACATGAATGACAATGACTCGCCTAAAGAAACCCCATCACTTTCTACTCATAGGGAAACTTCGTCATCGGATGTTTCTGCAAAACAGCACAAGGAAGATAGTTGTGAAATAACCGATATATTGGAGCAAAGTACTGAGATTTCTTCAAAGTTAAATGACACGAGTGTGGCTATCTCGGAAGAATTAAACGCGAAAGTAGAAACTGTTATAGATAGCAAATTAGATCTAGATAAAATAGAGTCAGAAAATTCTAATCAAAGTGAAATGTTGCAACAAGTTTTAGAAGTACAAGAAGATGTAGACGATACTGCGTCAACTAAAGTATCAGAGTGTGTTGATATTGAAACATTAACTCGCACAcaacaaaatgaaaataatactgAAATCGAAATGAATACAACTGAAAGAACAGCATTAGAACATCAATCTTCTAATGAAACTTTGAAAGAAACTGCAGATACAATTGTTGATACATCTGCCATATTAACAATGGAAATAACAAAGAATATAGAACAAAGGGAAGAAAATACTGAAATAGAATCAAGTACATTAGCACTAGGTTCTGAAACAGAAGAGCAAGATTTAGCAATTTCTAGTGAAAAAGAACTGCCAAATACGAAAGAAGCAAATGAGCATAGTTGTCCTGCTGTTGATGCAAACGTTCTTGAATGCGAAGATAGGGATATTGTTtcagtaaataaaattcaggAGTCTACTTTAACCAAAACATCTGATAAGGAATTAAGTATGACAGACGcgacgaataaaaataataattctcagGAGGTAGATGTCACTTTTATACAGAAGGATCTTGAAAAAACTGTTGTAACTTCTGATAATCAAGATAGTGCAGATGTAGTGGAgactaaaaaagaaacatctgTACTAATGGATACAAATGTACTTCAAACTGCATCAGATACAACTaacaaagatttaattttaaatgaagatATATCAAGGAATCGTCCAGATGCTGAAGAAAAGAATATAACTGATGTACCTGCAGGTAGTCACTTACTAAGTGAGGAAAATTCAGATTTGAGctctaaaaatttgataatacaGAGTGATTCGACATCTGATGGTAATAATTCTGAAGATACAAATGTTTGCACACAAGATGTTCTTGAAACACTAACCTCGGTTAAACATGAAAAATCCATTGATCAATTTCCATCTGTGTTATTAGAAAAatctgaaattaataatactacaTCTAGTAAATTTGAAGAATTACATTCTATTCTGATTTCGCACGAAGATTCAAGTAGTTTAGAAAATGTAAGCAAATCCGAAGttgaagaaatagaaaatgtagAAAGAAAGATATTGGAAGCTGCATCATTATCTGTTAACAAAGATCAAAATAAAACTGCATTGATAGAAAATAAACCAGTGCAAATGTCTAATCAATCTGAATCAAGTGTTCTAAAACAAGACAATTCGTCTATAAAAGTAGAAAGTAAATTATCTTTGGAAAATGTTACGTCTtccaatatattattagagaATGATACAAATTCTTCATTAACTGAAAATTTGATTGCTCCAGAAAATGATGTAACAGATTACATTTGTAACATAGTACGGAAGGAAGATAAAGTCGCGGAAAATATTACAGCTGAGATATCATTGAATGAGacagcaataaaaatatcagattTAGACGAGGATAAAgttaaagaaattgaaaagattactgaaaaggaaaagaaagtgaatgaaataaatttagtttcgGAATCAGTAATtccagaggatgtccaagCAAATTCAGAGAATATCAATTTACAAGACGATGAAAAAACGAAACCGTGTGAAAGAATTGCGAAAATACCTATGGAATCGAAAAACTCAATCGATGTAGCGCCGACAGTTGAAGAGAATAATATGCAACCAATTATAAAAGAATCCACTGATGCTAATTTAAAAGAGGTACAATCAAATATCGACGAAATCTCTTTATCACAAAAGAGCTCAGACGAAAAAATGAGTACTGAAAAGTTAATAGAGAAACTGCCTCAAGATTTGGCAAATGTGGATGCTCCAGCTACCGTTCAAACCGTAGATTCTCTAGAAGGACTTTTGGACATAACACTTATGTCAGACAATGAAAATTCTTCGTTAAAGGATATGAAAACTGAGGATAAAACCTTAATGGAGGAGATAGTAAGTAAAAACATTGATATGGATCTTTTATTAGATCAAGCAAATCAAAGCGAAGCAACCATGACGCAGAGTTCGGACTACATAACAAATGTTATTGTTAGTTGTTTGTCAAACAGAGATAATGAAACGAGCGAGACTGATATCAACATACCGAGTAACGATAAAACTACCGAAAACAAGGATACTAGTTTAAAAGTGAACGAAGACATGAGTGCGGAGCTGGTTAGTGAGACGGCGAGTAACGATAAGATGGAAGAGTCTCTTGAAACGGATAGTAATTTGCAGCAGAACGATCTGGACGTGGATTTTGAGAGCAGTCGATTGGAGGCCGTTGATTTAGAAGAAAGCGAAACGAAACTGGAGCTGCCGCAGGATATTCTGGAGGGTGTAATACCGAGCGAGAGTCTTTCCCGGCATACCGATACTCCAACCGTCATCGAGAATTCGCAGTCGAGTTCGGAGATCTCGGAATTGGAATCCGCGGTGAAGTTTTTGCAGGAATCAGAGGAGCAAACGATAGACTCACTAGTACTCTCGCCGAAAATGGTGGAGAGCGTCGTCGAGGACATAACAAAGCAGGCGAACGCGGAGCTCTACGTGCCCGATGAAATAGACAATTTTACGAACGCCGAGTCCGAATTAGCGCATCTAAGGAACGCTGATGCTACGGATTCGATCTCCATTTCGGAAGCAGAGATCATATCGGAGGCGGCTAAGCTAGAGAATGAGCGAAAATTTGCGACGCAGATGCAGAACGTTCCTAATATTGTCGTGAAGGACACCGAAGAACTAAATGAAGAAACTCGCATGTGTTTATCTGATACCACTTCTGTCGCGGATAACTCCTTGAATGCGCAAACGGTGGAACAATCGCACAAGGAAAAAGGAGCTGTACCCGAAATTAGATCGTTGTCAAGTGAAGGTATTCTGAAAGCATGCGAACTGATTCCGAGGGTGTCAATATTGGAGGAGCGATTGAAGGAACCGCCAAAGATCGAGATACCCGTTCCGGATTCATCTAAGGTATTGGAATCTTCTATCAGTCCGAACGATAGTCTTCTTATACCGAAGGACGCGAGAGCTATCGCGTACTCGAGAATGTTGGAATCACCAAAATCGGCCGATAAAGTTGAGTTGAAAGGTGCAGACACGCCGCGCAAGGATTTTGAGAAACATTCGGACTTGGAGAACGTCGGTTCGCCGAGAATAATCCTAAAGATCGCCAAATCAGCGATCACAGATTGCAGCGAACCACGATCACCAAAGAGTCCAAAGATCCGATCGGCTACGAATTCACCGAATCCAGATGACAGTCCAGGTCAAAAGTTAGGaaagattaaattgaaattatcgaAGGGAGGCCATCCATCCATAATATCCAACGAAAATCTGGATGAGGTCAACCAGTGGCACACCACTGAGAACACATCGTCATTATCTCCCATCGGTATGAAAATCAAGCTCTCTAAATCCGGCGACGCTTCAATTGTGGGTATAGAAAAACACGAAAGTCCAGACGATTCGAAGGAGGTGAAGTACAAAATCGAAGAGCCGAAGAGAACGGATTCGCCGATCGGTATGAAGATAAAACTATCCAAATCTGGAGATGCCTCGATTATCTCCGATTCCAAGCAACAAGATACCAAAGAAGCTCTCACAAAACACAAGGAGAAATTGGAGATGCCGCAAGGAAGCCCAAAAAGAACAGAATCGCCAATTGGAATGAAGATCAAACTCTCAAAAACTGGTGACGCTTCTATTATTCAGACTGACAGGCAAGAATCTTTAGAAGAGCACAAAGAAGTCACGCAGAAAAGAACGGATTCTCCGATTGGTATGAAAATTAAACTGTCGAAAACCGGTGACGCTTCCATCGTATCTCCGGATGCTTCCGAGGATTTGTCTACGAAGACGAAGGAAAAGCAAGATCATCCGGAGCTACCGAAAAGGACTGAGTCTCCGATTGGAATGAAGATAAAGCTATCTAAATGCAAAGGCGCTGCATCTATTATTTCGGTAGACAACACTGAAGATACAAAGGACAAATTGGAGGTACCTGAACCACCTAAACGCACCGAGTCGCCACTTGGtatgaaaataaagttatcTAAAACCGGAGACGCGTCTATTATACATTCCGAAGTCACAGAAGATGTTAAGGAAATGAAACATAAAGACAGGTCTGAGATATTGCAAGACACAGTGAAAACACCAGAGTCTTCCGGGCTCAAGATCAAGATGAAGACAGGCGAAGCGGCATCGTTAATATCGCCGGACGTTACCGAAGAGCAAGATGTATTACAAACTTTTGGATTATCTACAAGCAGCGTTCCAAGGATTAAAGTATCTAAATCTGGAGATATGTCAGTGGTTTCTAATAAAACAGAGTTAACAGAAGAGTCGAGATCACGGGGAGAGGGTCAGGCAGAAATGCCGAAGAGAACGGAATCTCCACTCGGCATGAAAATCAAGTTGTCCAAGAGCGGCGACGCTTCCATTGTGCAAAGCGAAATTATCGCTGAGGAGCATCAAAGTAAGACCACGCGTGCCGATGCAGAATATTCGAAAGGCAGCGACTCGTCACTCGGGATGAAGATTAAGCTATTTAAAACCGGCGACGCTTCGGTGGTAGAAACACCATCTTCCGGTTCTTCTTCCGAGAAGAAAGACAAACAGCAGCGACGCAGAGATGCCGCCGATTCACCATTAGAGATGAAAATCAAACTGTCCAAAACCGGTCACCCTACGATCGTAACCTGTGACAGTCACGGCGAGTCCACCGCGCAGAAAGGTAAAGATCCAGCGGCTGTGGATccagcaataaatttttctcacaGATATATGGAACACGCTGCAGGGCATAAAGAATCTCCATTGAAAATCATCAAGACCAGCGGTCATCCGTCCATTCTACAGAGCAATCGTTCTGAACTGACGATCGAGCCGGTGCAGATGCAGAACAGAAAACAGCAACCGACGGAGACCGCCCAGCAACAGATCGAAATATCGCCCAAACGTAAAGATGTAACAATCTCGCCAATTGAAAGCAAGAAATCTAAGTTAGAGACGCAGCTCTCGCAGATTCTGCCGGAGGTCACAATCCAACCAGTAATGTGTCGGGATCAGaaacagcagcaacaacagcagcagcaacagcagaaACTATTATTCGATCCGAAAACGAGTTTGATCAGTCGACAGCAGATGAACGTGATCAACCAGGAGATCAGTATCACGCAAGTACGGTCAGATAATGCGTCCGACAAGTTCAAGGATATATGCAAAAATTCGCCGGGTGGATTATCGGATTGCGAAATCATCGAACATCGCCCGGAACTGATAATCGTTAACGAAAATTCGAACTCCAGCCAGGATGTTGTCATCATAGAGGAGGTGTCGCCCAATAGAGCCGATATTAAGGTGCCGAAGAAGAGAGGCAGACCGCGAAGAAATCCTGCGACAGTgcaacagcaacaacagccATCCGCGCAAATGCTGATACCCAGAGATCCCTTGGCATTAGATGATGTACAGCAAGTTCCTCCGCAACAATTCGAACACAGAGAAAACGAGAGGCCTAAGAGAACTTGCAGGAATCAGAAAAGTTATGCTCCACCAAAGAGAGGCAGAGGAGGACGAG GTCGTGGTAAACGGAAACTAGATAACGTAGAGCCtcaaattggaaaaaaaactcGTATAGAGCAAGACTTATCAGCTATAGAGGCATCGACGATGGCTGTCATCACTATTGACGAAACACCAGTACAACAAGAATCACTTCGGAAATCATCAGAACTTTACAAGGCGCTAAAGCAACCACCCATAGATCGTAAAAGCTCCGCGTTAGGTCGTAAAGAAGCGGCAAAAAAGGATTCCAAAATCTCGAACTCGGAGATTGCGGTACTAGATCCTACAAGTTCGTTATGCACTCAAGAAGATCCGACAAAAGCGTCTAATCAGAGCTTATTGGTTTCGAAAGCTGACGAGCAGCATAAAAAACCAGCCTTAGAAATCGTTTCTGAGAGGACGCAGAAGTCGGCAGTAAAGCAACATGCCGAAAATAAAGGTAAAATATCGGACGGGATTAAAGAGATACCTGTACCTCCCGGACATTCGAATTGGCTGACACCAACGTCGAAAAAGCAACCAGATTCGACAGCCATCAGAGGTGAAACAGTGTCGACAGTGCAAGTGATTGATGAAGAAACAAGAATGAGCGCCGAATCTGGTTCAAGGTCTCAAACACCGGCTAGAAATATACCAGCACCGA cttcggagacaataataaatgaaGAGTCGCAGGGTAGTGTCTTGAGCACCGCCACGACAGAATCGgaaaaagttaaagtaaaGAACCGAAgaatggaaattaattttgatcccGATGAAGGACCTTTCACTGTTGATAAAATAGCAGAATACGAATGGCCACTGGATCGAAAGGGTGAAACCTTTATGATACAGGAACAGATATCACAGTATCTTGGCGTAAAGTCTTTTAAACGTAAATATCCTGATCTCAAACGCAGAGTA CCTGGTGGTGCTAATTCAGACCGAAACAGCGTTGCACAATGGCAACACGAATATAAAAAAGGCGAGAAAAATACTCGAGTATATGTCTCAACGCTCTGTGTACCGTGCTCGAA GCTGTGGCGAAAGGGTCGCTATTGCCCGCACTGCAGTCGCTGTCATACCGCCCAAAGGCTCGACCTGGAAACGAATCTAGTGCATTGCAGCGCATGTGACAAGTATCTGCACTTAG aaTGCGTGGAGACCAAGGGAGTAGTGGttgataagaaaaattatttatgtgatTTTTGTACACCGTCGACCAGCCAGCATGTGGTAAAGCCTCTGATGTCGAAGGTGCTCAAAACGTGA